The Mesorhizobium sp. M1D.F.Ca.ET.043.01.1.1 genome contains a region encoding:
- a CDS encoding ABC transporter permease — protein MTFTGHNGRALPWALVTPALAWTLLFFVLPFVAMGLSSLTAHEGDGFTLANYSQFFTDSSYWRAMVNSLEVTAIVTVISILLAYPFAWILAEMVPERWQRLALMLAVLPFWTSYVVRSYSWLLVLAQNGVINRALTGIGLTAEPLQLANTRFATVTGFVHFFVMLLTLTIFANLKQLSPSYRKAAADLGAGPVRTFLHVVLPLTLPGIMVGAFLTFVLCIGDYITPQILGGNNELVMPQLVMMQIGRRGDFPLASALSIILMAVVTVAYLACARWLKIERA, from the coding sequence ATGACTTTCACCGGACACAACGGGCGCGCCCTGCCCTGGGCGCTGGTCACGCCGGCGCTGGCATGGACATTGCTCTTCTTCGTGCTGCCCTTCGTCGCCATGGGGCTGTCGAGCCTGACGGCGCATGAAGGCGATGGCTTCACCTTAGCCAACTACAGCCAGTTCTTCACCGATTCGTCCTACTGGCGGGCGATGGTGAATTCGCTGGAGGTGACGGCGATCGTCACCGTGATCTCGATCCTGCTCGCCTACCCGTTCGCCTGGATCCTGGCCGAGATGGTCCCGGAGCGCTGGCAGCGGCTGGCGCTGATGCTGGCCGTGCTGCCGTTCTGGACGTCCTACGTCGTGCGCTCCTATTCATGGCTGCTGGTGCTGGCGCAGAACGGCGTCATCAACCGGGCGCTCACCGGCATCGGCCTGACCGCCGAACCGCTGCAACTCGCCAACACGCGGTTCGCCACCGTCACCGGCTTCGTGCATTTCTTCGTCATGCTGCTGACGCTGACGATCTTCGCCAATCTCAAGCAGCTCAGCCCGAGCTATCGCAAGGCCGCCGCCGACCTTGGCGCCGGGCCGGTGCGCACCTTCCTGCACGTCGTGCTGCCGCTCACCTTGCCCGGCATCATGGTCGGCGCCTTCCTCACTTTCGTGCTCTGCATCGGCGACTACATCACGCCGCAGATCCTCGGCGGCAACAACGAGCTGGTCATGCCGCAGCTGGTGATGATGCAGATCGGCCGCCGCGGCGATTTCCCGCTGGCTTCGGCACTGTCGATCATCCTGATGGCGGTCGTCACCGTTGCCTATCTCGCCTGTGCCCGCTGGCTGAAGATCGAGCGGGCCTGA
- a CDS encoding BA14K family protein gives MFKRTLVSTLIATTVAAGTLAGTVQPSAAHGHHHRRELGIGIAAGVGGFVLGSLLAQQQPRTVYLEEDGGSWHVRRCLARYDSYDPGSDTYIGYDGYPHYCRL, from the coding sequence ATGTTCAAGCGCACGCTCGTTTCGACCCTTATCGCCACTACCGTCGCCGCCGGCACTCTGGCCGGTACCGTCCAGCCCTCGGCCGCCCACGGCCATCATCACCGCCGCGAACTCGGCATCGGCATCGCCGCCGGCGTCGGCGGGTTCGTCTTGGGCAGCCTGCTCGCCCAGCAGCAGCCGCGCACCGTCTATCTCGAGGAAGATGGCGGTTCCTGGCATGTCCGCCGCTGCCTCGCCCGCTACGACAGCTACGATCCGGGCTCGGACACCTATATCGGCTACGACGGTTATCCGCACTACTGCCGCCTCTAG
- a CDS encoding spermidine/putrescine ABC transporter substrate-binding protein, which produces MTVNARNPLSALKSHLAAACAAAALLIAASGAQSADLNALIWCDHSDPALLQPFEEANNVQVNVKEFEGTGAGLAIVDQSQPGDWDVMVIDSIDVPRGVEKGLFEPLPEDKLPFADLFAEVKMDKSTIVDGKRYGITEKFGYNTIGFNKTKVDPADMQSLASLTSDKYKGKIAIYDYYLPVIGMAALAIGKKTADLTEADLPALKAELLKMKANAKLVGEVTASQTALATGEVDVLVGGGEWVTAGLAKENPALDFSIPKEGAVLWSQSLAMFKDSKNKDMALKFIQYVLSPEGQARLATSACYWGMPANKKAALSDEQKKILRFDEQPGFLARAQAYPAPNADLDKKMQDMWTEMLQAQ; this is translated from the coding sequence ATGACCGTCAATGCCCGCAATCCGCTTTCCGCCCTGAAATCTCACCTCGCCGCCGCCTGCGCGGCCGCAGCGCTGCTCATCGCGGCGAGCGGCGCTCAGTCCGCCGATCTCAACGCGCTGATCTGGTGCGATCACTCCGATCCGGCGCTGCTGCAGCCCTTCGAGGAGGCCAACAACGTCCAGGTCAACGTCAAGGAATTCGAGGGCACCGGCGCCGGTCTCGCCATCGTCGACCAGTCGCAGCCGGGCGACTGGGACGTGATGGTGATCGATAGCATCGACGTGCCGCGCGGCGTCGAGAAAGGCCTGTTCGAGCCGCTGCCCGAGGACAAGCTGCCCTTCGCCGACCTCTTCGCGGAAGTGAAGATGGACAAGTCCACCATCGTCGACGGCAAGCGCTACGGCATCACCGAAAAGTTCGGCTACAACACGATCGGCTTCAACAAGACCAAGGTCGATCCGGCCGACATGCAGTCGCTGGCCTCGCTCACCAGCGACAAATACAAGGGCAAGATCGCGATCTACGACTACTACCTGCCGGTGATCGGCATGGCCGCGCTTGCCATCGGCAAGAAGACGGCCGACCTCACCGAGGCCGACCTTCCCGCCCTCAAGGCGGAGCTCCTCAAGATGAAGGCCAATGCCAAGCTGGTCGGCGAAGTCACCGCCAGCCAGACTGCCTTGGCCACCGGCGAGGTGGATGTGCTGGTCGGCGGCGGCGAGTGGGTGACGGCCGGCCTCGCCAAGGAGAACCCGGCGCTCGACTTCTCGATCCCGAAAGAGGGTGCTGTGCTCTGGTCGCAGTCGCTCGCCATGTTCAAGGATTCCAAGAACAAGGACATGGCGCTGAAGTTCATCCAGTACGTTCTGAGCCCTGAAGGCCAGGCTCGGCTCGCCACCTCGGCCTGCTATTGGGGCATGCCGGCGAACAAGAAGGCGGCGCTCTCCGACGAGCAGAAGAAGATCCTGCGCTTCGACGAGCAGCCGGGCTTCCTCGCCCGTGCCCAGGCCTATCCGGCGCCGAATGCCGATCTCGACAAGAAGATGCAGGACATGTGGACCGAAATGCTGCAGGCGCAGTAA
- the gcl gene encoding glyoxylate carboligase gives MAKMRAVDAAVLVLEKEGITNAFGVPGAAINPLYSALKARGCIRHVLARHVEGASHMAEGYTRAKAGNIGLCIGTSGPAGTDMITGLYSASADSIPILCITGQAPRARLNKEDFQAVDIAAIAAPVAKWAVTVMEPYLVPMALQKAFHLMRSSRPGPVLIDLPVDVQLAEIEFDIDAYEPLIPFKPAMTRAQAEKALAMLNEAEKPLIVAGGGIINADAADLLIELAEVTGVPVIPTLMGWGAIPDDHRLMAGMCGLQTSHRYGNATMLEADFVFGIGNRWANRHTGSVDVYTKGKKFIHVDIEPTQIGRVFAPDLGIVSDAGAALKILLDVATEWRTAGKLRDWSGWAKECQGRKKTMKRKTHFEQVPLKPQRVYEEMNKAFARDTTYVTTIGLSQIAGAQFLHVYKPRNWINCGQAGPLGWTLPAALGVRAADPDRDIVALSGDYDFQFMIEELAVGAQHKLPYIHVVVNNAYLGLIRQAQRGFSMDYEVSLAFENVNRADDPDAGYGVDHVAVAEAMGCKAVRVRKPEEFAGAFKEAQRLMKEHQVPVVLEFILERVTNISMGTEIDKITEFEELAERNEDAPTAIMMLD, from the coding sequence ATGGCCAAGATGCGCGCTGTCGACGCTGCGGTTCTCGTTCTCGAAAAGGAAGGCATCACCAATGCCTTCGGCGTGCCGGGCGCGGCGATCAACCCGCTTTATTCGGCGCTGAAGGCGCGCGGCTGCATCCGCCACGTGCTTGCGCGCCATGTCGAGGGCGCCTCGCACATGGCCGAAGGCTACACGCGGGCCAAGGCCGGCAATATCGGGCTCTGCATCGGCACCTCCGGTCCCGCCGGCACCGACATGATCACTGGCCTCTATTCGGCGTCGGCCGATTCCATTCCGATCTTGTGCATAACGGGCCAAGCTCCCCGCGCGCGCCTCAACAAGGAGGATTTCCAGGCCGTCGACATCGCCGCTATCGCAGCGCCTGTCGCCAAATGGGCCGTCACCGTCATGGAGCCCTACCTGGTGCCGATGGCGCTGCAGAAGGCGTTCCACCTGATGCGCTCGTCGCGGCCGGGTCCGGTTCTCATCGACCTGCCGGTCGACGTGCAGCTCGCCGAGATCGAATTCGACATCGACGCCTACGAGCCGCTCATCCCGTTCAAGCCGGCGATGACGCGCGCCCAGGCCGAAAAGGCGCTGGCGATGCTCAACGAGGCGGAAAAGCCGCTGATCGTCGCCGGCGGCGGCATCATCAACGCCGATGCGGCGGACCTTCTGATCGAGCTCGCCGAGGTCACCGGCGTGCCGGTCATCCCGACGCTGATGGGCTGGGGCGCGATCCCCGACGACCACCGGCTGATGGCCGGCATGTGCGGGCTGCAGACCTCGCATCGCTATGGCAATGCGACGATGCTTGAAGCCGACTTCGTCTTCGGCATCGGCAACCGCTGGGCCAACCGCCACACCGGTTCCGTCGACGTCTATACCAAGGGAAAGAAATTCATCCACGTCGACATCGAGCCCACGCAGATCGGGCGCGTCTTCGCGCCGGATCTCGGCATCGTCTCGGATGCCGGTGCTGCGCTGAAGATTTTGCTCGATGTCGCCACCGAGTGGCGGACGGCCGGCAAGCTGCGCGACTGGTCGGGCTGGGCCAAGGAATGCCAGGGCCGCAAGAAGACGATGAAGCGCAAGACGCATTTCGAACAGGTGCCGCTGAAGCCGCAGCGCGTCTATGAGGAGATGAACAAGGCTTTCGCCCGCGACACCACCTATGTCACCACGATCGGCCTGTCGCAGATCGCCGGCGCGCAGTTCCTGCACGTCTACAAGCCGCGCAACTGGATCAATTGCGGCCAGGCCGGCCCGCTCGGCTGGACGCTGCCGGCCGCGCTTGGCGTGCGGGCCGCTGATCCGGACCGGGACATCGTCGCGCTCTCCGGCGATTACGACTTCCAGTTCATGATCGAGGAACTGGCCGTCGGGGCGCAGCACAAGCTGCCCTACATCCATGTCGTCGTGAACAACGCCTATCTCGGCCTGATCCGTCAGGCGCAGCGCGGCTTTTCGATGGATTACGAGGTGAGCCTCGCCTTCGAGAACGTCAACCGTGCAGACGATCCCGACGCCGGCTACGGCGTCGACCACGTCGCGGTCGCCGAGGCGATGGGCTGCAAGGCGGTTAGGGTGCGTAAGCCGGAAGAGTTCGCCGGCGCCTTCAAGGAGGCGCAGCGGCTGATGAAGGAGCATCAGGTTCCGGTGGTTCTCGAATTCATCCTCGAGCGCGTCACGAACATTTCCATGGGCACGGAAATCGACAAGATCACCGAATTCGAGGAGCTTGCAGAACGCAACGAGGATGCTCCGACGGCCATCATGATGTTGGATTAG
- a CDS encoding DUF2905 domain-containing protein, giving the protein MSRTLIVVGLSIVAVGLLWPWVARIGLGRLPGDIVIERENFRLYVPVTTGILISVALSAILWLINR; this is encoded by the coding sequence ATGTCGCGAACGCTGATCGTCGTTGGTCTCAGCATAGTTGCCGTAGGGCTGCTGTGGCCCTGGGTGGCCCGGATCGGCCTTGGCAGGCTGCCAGGCGATATCGTGATCGAGCGTGAGAACTTCAGACTCTACGTTCCCGTCACCACCGGAATACTGATCAGCGTCGCGCTCTCGGCGATCCTATGGCTGATCAACCGTTAG
- the bhcR gene encoding HTH-type transcriptional regulator BhcR, producing the protein METTEKRQRGRPRAFNGPSEAASVQSLDRALRILAIVAEASGLSLSEIAARSGIAASTAYRMLTTLENHGMAEFDTTDQLWSIGVETYRMGAAFLRRRKLVDRARIVMQELMEKTGETANLGVAEDDCVVFVSQVETHQAIRAFFRPGTRSSFHASGIGKAVLAHLEPERVAAILRKAGLQRYTDRTLSDISALAHDLATIKHRGWSVDDEERHPGMRCVAAAIFNEFGEPIGGVSVSGPTVRVTPERLAEIGPLVREAAAEVTKMIGGVVAG; encoded by the coding sequence ATGGAAACCACGGAAAAGCGCCAGCGCGGGCGGCCGCGCGCCTTCAACGGCCCGTCGGAGGCGGCCTCGGTGCAGTCGCTCGACCGGGCGCTGCGCATCCTGGCGATCGTGGCGGAAGCCAGCGGCCTGTCGCTAAGCGAGATCGCGGCCCGCAGCGGCATCGCCGCCTCCACCGCCTATCGCATGCTGACGACGCTGGAGAACCACGGCATGGCCGAATTCGATACGACCGACCAGCTTTGGTCGATCGGCGTCGAGACCTACCGCATGGGCGCTGCCTTCCTGCGTCGCAGAAAACTGGTCGACCGCGCCCGCATCGTCATGCAGGAACTGATGGAGAAGACCGGCGAGACCGCGAATCTGGGCGTCGCCGAGGACGATTGCGTGGTCTTCGTCAGCCAGGTCGAGACGCATCAGGCGATCCGCGCCTTCTTCCGGCCGGGCACGCGCAGTTCTTTTCATGCTTCGGGCATCGGCAAGGCGGTGCTGGCGCATCTCGAGCCGGAACGCGTCGCCGCCATCCTGCGCAAGGCCGGCCTGCAGCGCTACACCGACAGGACGCTGTCCGACATTTCGGCGCTAGCCCATGATCTCGCGACCATCAAGCATCGCGGATGGTCGGTCGACGACGAGGAACGCCATCCCGGCATGCGCTGCGTGGCCGCAGCCATCTTCAACGAGTTCGGCGAGCCGATCGGCGGCGTTTCGGTCTCCGGCCCGACGGTGCGGGTGACGCCGGAGCGTTTGGCCGAGATCGGCCCGCTGGTGCGCGAGGCGGCGGCCGAGGTGACCAAGATGATTGGCGGCGTGGTGGCAGGCTGA
- a CDS encoding TetR/AcrR family transcriptional regulator, translating into MSGLRERQKADRHRRIIDAATALFREAGYEGAKIEAIAAQAEVSIGTIYNYYQNKGDILGAIVSMEVNEVLNAGRGVLASPPVNVGDALDTLIGIYIEHSLNYLSKEMWRQAMAISTQLPDSPFGQAYTALDRALTEQIRALIARLQEIGLVRADIDGPAVGELVFNNMNMMFIEFVKREEARIPELRAAIRRQNRVLVAAIGV; encoded by the coding sequence ATGAGCGGATTGCGCGAACGACAGAAGGCGGACCGGCACCGCCGCATCATCGATGCGGCGACGGCGCTGTTCCGCGAGGCCGGCTATGAGGGCGCCAAGATCGAGGCGATCGCAGCCCAAGCCGAGGTTTCGATCGGCACCATCTACAACTACTACCAGAACAAGGGCGACATCCTCGGCGCCATCGTCTCGATGGAGGTCAACGAGGTGCTGAACGCCGGGCGAGGGGTGCTCGCCAGCCCACCCGTCAATGTCGGCGATGCGCTGGACACGCTGATCGGCATCTATATCGAGCATTCGCTGAATTATCTCAGCAAGGAGATGTGGCGCCAGGCGATGGCGATATCGACGCAACTGCCCGACAGCCCGTTCGGCCAGGCCTATACGGCCCTCGATCGCGCGCTGACCGAACAGATCCGCGCGCTGATTGCCCGCCTGCAGGAGATCGGCCTGGTGCGCGCCGACATCGACGGCCCGGCCGTGGGTGAGCTCGTCTTCAACAACATGAACATGATGTTCATCGAGTTCGTGAAGCGCGAGGAGGCGAGGATACCGGAACTGCGCGCGGCGATTAGGCGGCAGAACCGGGTGCTGGTGGCGGCGATCGGGGTGTGA
- a CDS encoding 2-hydroxy-3-oxopropionate reductase, translating into METIGFIGLGIMGAPMAGHLLDAGYPVVASDHRSKPPADLVAKGLKTVTGHDAVARAADIIITMVPDTPQVADVLFGESGVGSGLTKGKLVIDMSSISPIATKEFAKKINDIGCDYLDAPVSGGEVGAKAASLTIMVGGEEEAFERARPAFEKMGKNITLVGPNGVGQTTKVANQIVVALTIEAVGEALVFASKAGADPAKVRQALMGGLAASRILEVHGERMIKRTFAPGFRIELHQKDLNLALEGAKALGVSLPNTSTTQQLFNSCAANGGAKEDHSALVRALERMANFEVGKGATEAKGKAA; encoded by the coding sequence ATGGAAACCATCGGCTTCATCGGACTCGGCATCATGGGCGCGCCGATGGCGGGGCATCTGCTCGACGCCGGCTACCCGGTCGTCGCCAGCGACCATCGCTCGAAGCCGCCGGCCGATCTTGTCGCCAAAGGACTGAAGACCGTCACCGGCCATGACGCGGTGGCCAGGGCCGCCGATATCATCATCACTATGGTGCCCGATACGCCGCAGGTTGCCGACGTGCTGTTCGGCGAGAGCGGCGTTGGTTCGGGCCTGACCAAGGGCAAGCTCGTCATCGACATGAGCTCGATCTCGCCGATCGCCACCAAGGAATTTGCGAAGAAGATCAACGATATTGGCTGCGACTATCTCGACGCCCCGGTGTCGGGCGGCGAGGTCGGCGCCAAGGCGGCCTCGCTGACGATCATGGTCGGCGGCGAGGAAGAAGCCTTCGAGCGCGCAAGGCCGGCGTTCGAGAAGATGGGCAAGAACATCACGCTTGTCGGGCCGAATGGCGTCGGCCAGACGACCAAGGTCGCCAACCAGATCGTCGTGGCGCTCACCATCGAGGCGGTCGGCGAAGCCCTTGTCTTTGCCTCGAAGGCCGGCGCCGATCCGGCCAAGGTCAGGCAGGCGCTGATGGGCGGGCTCGCCGCCTCGCGCATCCTCGAAGTGCATGGCGAGCGCATGATCAAGCGCACCTTCGCGCCTGGTTTCCGCATCGAGTTGCACCAGAAGGACCTCAACCTGGCGCTGGAGGGCGCCAAGGCGCTCGGTGTCTCGCTCCCCAACACCTCGACGACGCAGCAGCTGTTTAATTCCTGCGCGGCCAATGGCGGCGCCAAGGAGGATCACTCGGCATTGGTTCGCGCGCTGGAGCGGATGGCCAATTTCGAGGTCGGCAAAGGAGCAACCGAGGCCAAGGGCAAGGCAGCATAG
- a CDS encoding YidB family protein: MGLFDNAVPGGNITKPLMIALGALLVGKMLSGRSEEQPAEPQAPVPTPAGTSADGGLLGGLGGLLDKLKDAGHGNVADSWVGTGQNQPINANDLGAAIGPQVIREIAQRTGLNEQELLQQLSAALPGIVDKLTPNGQIPQNHQVASAFNS, from the coding sequence ATGGGCCTTTTTGACAACGCCGTTCCCGGCGGCAACATCACCAAACCCCTGATGATCGCGCTCGGCGCGCTGCTCGTCGGCAAGATGCTGAGCGGCAGGAGCGAGGAACAGCCGGCCGAACCGCAAGCTCCGGTCCCCACGCCCGCCGGAACCTCCGCCGATGGCGGCCTGCTCGGAGGGCTGGGCGGCCTGCTCGACAAGTTGAAGGACGCCGGGCACGGCAACGTCGCCGATTCCTGGGTCGGCACCGGTCAGAACCAGCCAATCAACGCCAACGATCTCGGCGCCGCGATCGGGCCGCAGGTCATCCGCGAAATCGCGCAGCGCACGGGTTTGAACGAACAGGAGCTGCTGCAGCAACTGTCGGCGGCACTGCCCGGCATCGTCGACAAGCTGACGCCGAACGGCCAGATCCCGCAGAACCATCAGGTCGCCTCGGCCTTCAACAGCTAG
- a CDS encoding RNA methyltransferase, giving the protein MSDTKSNKPGTPKDTHYAKLRRAHRDQKAGGAPTFRPRQPVPPGEAAADGLVRLYGLHTVRAALDNPRRKIRKMLVTRNAAERLSIGDLAVLPFKAELVEPKDIDRITGSDAVHQGVLIEAEPLKPKRLDALGDTRLVLVLDQVTDPHNVGAILRSAVAFGAGALITTARHSPQESGVLAKSASGALEHIDQIEVKNLADALGQLHEAGFQTIGLDSDGPAELENTFAGDKIALVLGAEGKGLRQKTRETVTTLARLDMPGAIRSLNVSNAAAVSLYAARAFLKRG; this is encoded by the coding sequence ATGAGCGACACAAAAAGCAACAAGCCGGGCACGCCCAAGGATACCCACTACGCCAAGCTTCGGCGCGCGCATCGCGACCAGAAGGCGGGCGGCGCGCCCACTTTCCGGCCGCGGCAGCCGGTGCCGCCGGGCGAGGCTGCGGCCGACGGTCTGGTGCGGCTTTACGGACTGCACACGGTGCGGGCGGCGCTCGACAATCCCCGGCGCAAGATCCGAAAAATGCTGGTGACGCGCAATGCCGCGGAGCGGCTTTCGATCGGCGACCTCGCCGTCCTGCCTTTCAAGGCCGAGCTGGTCGAACCGAAGGACATCGACAGGATCACCGGCTCGGACGCGGTGCACCAGGGCGTGCTGATCGAAGCAGAACCGCTCAAGCCGAAGCGGCTCGACGCGCTCGGCGACACCAGGCTGGTGCTGGTGCTCGACCAGGTGACCGATCCGCACAATGTCGGCGCGATCCTGCGCTCGGCGGTCGCCTTCGGCGCCGGCGCGCTGATCACCACGGCCCGCCACAGCCCGCAGGAATCCGGCGTGCTGGCGAAATCGGCATCGGGGGCGCTGGAGCATATCGACCAGATCGAGGTGAAGAACCTGGCTGACGCGCTGGGACAGTTGCACGAGGCCGGCTTCCAGACAATCGGGCTCGATTCGGACGGGCCAGCCGAGCTTGAGAACACATTCGCTGGCGACAAGATCGCCCTGGTGCTTGGGGCCGAGGGCAAAGGGCTGCGCCAGAAGACGCGCGAGACGGTGACAACGCTTGCCCGGCTCGACATGCCCGGCGCAATCCGCTCGCTCAACGTGTCGAATGCGGCGGCGGTAAGCCTTTATGCGGCGCGCGCATTCCTGAAGCGCGGCTGA
- a CDS encoding GlsB/YeaQ/YmgE family stress response membrane protein, protein MGIISWIILGVVAGFIGSKIVNKSGQGMIMDIVLGIVGAIVGGVIFSAFGASGVTGLNIWSLIVAVVGSVVVLWAYHQFSGKRTL, encoded by the coding sequence ATGGGCATCATCAGCTGGATCATTCTCGGCGTCGTCGCCGGCTTCATCGGCAGCAAGATCGTCAATAAGTCCGGCCAGGGCATGATCATGGATATCGTGCTCGGCATTGTCGGCGCCATCGTTGGCGGAGTGATCTTCAGCGCCTTCGGCGCATCGGGCGTCACCGGCCTCAACATCTGGAGCCTGATCGTCGCCGTCGTCGGCTCGGTCGTCGTGCTCTGGGCCTACCACCAGTTCTCCGGCAAGCGCACGCTGTAG
- a CDS encoding DUF3303 family protein codes for MKYLVNWHERPQGSAIEYENVQKRILKIFQHWEIPSEVKVHAFVVRVGEWGGSMLCEADDPLVVHKTCSTFPALQFDVHQVIDIQDAVRVEMEAIKWRDELPS; via the coding sequence ATGAAATACCTGGTAAATTGGCACGAGCGGCCACAGGGATCGGCGATCGAATACGAGAACGTCCAAAAGCGCATCCTGAAAATCTTCCAGCACTGGGAGATACCGAGCGAAGTCAAGGTGCATGCCTTCGTGGTGCGCGTGGGCGAATGGGGTGGTAGCATGCTCTGCGAGGCAGATGACCCGCTCGTAGTCCACAAAACGTGTTCGACCTTCCCGGCGCTCCAATTCGACGTCCATCAAGTCATCGACATTCAGGACGCGGTCCGCGTCGAGATGGAGGCTATCAAATGGCGGGATGAACTTCCTTCATGA
- a CDS encoding ABC transporter permease: MRAVIRIAAWLYAIAVYGFIFLPVVVLVLFSLQATSFPIPPFTGPSLRWYQAVLSDARLTSALVNSLLVAVLSSLASVTLGFLSAWGFARFVLPGSAVLRGLITLPLTVSYLIIGMGLLVLFNWAGVPKSLLAAGIGHVVINLPLCFAIIYSQMGDHQINIERAARDLGAPEWKVLLMITVPVMAPAIFAGFFLSMTFSWDEFVISFLLTRFETTLPVEIWNLLRSGLNPKTNAVGSLVFAVSIVLVVFFELTLLRRKPA; encoded by the coding sequence ATGCGCGCCGTCATCCGCATCGCCGCCTGGCTCTATGCCATCGCCGTCTACGGCTTCATCTTCCTGCCGGTGGTCGTGCTGGTGCTTTTTTCGCTGCAGGCGACGTCCTTCCCAATCCCGCCCTTCACCGGCCCGTCGCTGCGCTGGTACCAAGCGGTGCTGTCCGATGCGCGGCTCACCTCGGCGCTGGTCAACTCGCTGCTGGTGGCGGTGCTGTCCTCGCTCGCCTCCGTCACGCTCGGCTTCCTCTCCGCCTGGGGTTTCGCACGCTTTGTCCTGCCGGGCTCGGCCGTGCTGCGCGGGCTGATCACGCTGCCTCTCACCGTCAGCTACCTGATCATCGGCATGGGCCTTCTGGTGCTGTTCAACTGGGCCGGCGTGCCGAAATCGCTTTTAGCCGCCGGCATCGGCCATGTGGTGATCAACCTGCCGCTCTGCTTCGCCATCATCTACAGCCAGATGGGCGACCACCAGATCAACATCGAGCGGGCCGCGCGCGACCTCGGCGCGCCGGAATGGAAGGTGCTTTTGATGATCACCGTGCCGGTGATGGCGCCGGCGATCTTCGCCGGCTTCTTCCTGTCGATGACCTTCTCGTGGGACGAGTTCGTCATCTCCTTCCTGCTCACGCGTTTCGAGACGACGCTGCCCGTCGAAATCTGGAACCTGTTGCGCTCCGGCCTGAACCCCAAGACCAACGCCGTCGGGTCGCTGGTCTTTGCGGTCTCTATCGTGCTGGTGGTGTTTTTCGAACTGACGCTGCTGCGGAGAAAGCCGGCATGA
- the otnI gene encoding 2-oxo-tetronate isomerase — MPRFSANLSMLFGEHDFLDRFDAAARAGFKGVEYIGPYDHAPDVVAARLKKNGLTQVLFNLPAGDWAKGERGIAALPDRVPEFRQGVAKAITYAHALGCEQINCLAGITPQGADRAVLENVFAENLAFAAEKLEQAGIRLLIEPINTRDIPGFFLNHSDQALALMDRIGSKNLFLQYDIYHMQIMEGDLARTIEANLGRIAHIQLADNPGRHEPGTGEINYPFLYEHIDRLGYSGWIGAEYKPKAGTEAGLGWFGQFAGQGSAAA, encoded by the coding sequence ATGCCGCGCTTTTCAGCCAATCTTTCGATGCTCTTCGGCGAGCATGATTTCCTTGACCGCTTCGATGCCGCCGCCCGCGCCGGCTTCAAGGGCGTCGAATATATCGGGCCCTACGACCATGCGCCGGACGTCGTTGCCGCGCGCCTGAAGAAAAACGGCCTGACCCAGGTTCTTTTCAACCTGCCGGCGGGCGACTGGGCAAAGGGCGAGCGCGGCATTGCCGCGCTGCCTGACCGGGTGCCGGAATTCCGCCAGGGCGTCGCCAAGGCGATCACCTATGCGCATGCGCTGGGCTGCGAGCAGATCAACTGCCTTGCCGGCATCACGCCGCAAGGCGCCGATCGCGCCGTGCTGGAGAACGTCTTTGCCGAAAACCTTGCCTTCGCGGCCGAGAAGCTGGAGCAGGCCGGCATCAGGCTGCTGATCGAGCCGATCAACACCCGCGACATTCCGGGCTTCTTCCTGAACCACAGCGACCAGGCGCTGGCGCTGATGGACCGCATCGGTTCGAAGAACCTGTTCCTGCAATACGACATCTATCACATGCAGATCATGGAGGGGGATCTCGCCCGTACCATCGAGGCCAACCTCGGCCGCATCGCCCATATCCAGCTTGCGGACAATCCCGGCCGTCACGAGCCGGGGACGGGCGAGATCAACTACCCCTTCCTCTACGAGCACATCGACCGCCTTGGCTATTCCGGCTGGATCGGCGCCGAATACAAGCCGAAGGCCGGCACGGAGGCGGGGCTCGGTTGGTTCGGGCAATTCGCCGGGCAGGGGAGTGCTGCGGCTTAG